A stretch of Kiloniellales bacterium DNA encodes these proteins:
- a CDS encoding GTP-binding protein — protein sequence MAKAKFERTKPHCNVGTIGHVDHGKTTLTAAITKVLAEAGGAEFTAYDEIDKAPEEKA from the coding sequence ATGGCCAAGGCGAAGTTTGAGCGGACGAAGCCGCACTGCAATGTCGGGACGATCGGTCACGTTGACCATGGGAAGACGACGCTGACGGCGGCGATCACGAAGGTTTTGGCGGAAGCCGGGGGTGCGGAGTTCACGGCCTACGACGAGATCGACAAGGCGCCGGAGGAGAAGGCG
- the rlmB gene encoding 23S rRNA (guanosine(2251)-2'-O)-methyltransferase RlmB, producing MAKRKAARKRGGNPGKTAPHWLYGLHSVAAALGNPERRCLRLLATRQGAEALAASGGSPLPPQIAGREDLERALPPGAVHQGVALLVEPLPARDLAAILPPEGPAVVVALDQVTDPQNLGGILRSAAGFGALAVVTQERHAPGVTPALAKAASGALEAVPLVQVNNLVRALEGLKKEGFWVVGLDAEAGEPLSALDAGPRVVLLLGAEGAGLRRLTRETCDFLAAIPLQGPVASLNVSTAAAIGLYELLGR from the coding sequence ATGGCAAAGCGCAAGGCGGCCCGCAAGAGGGGCGGAAATCCGGGCAAAACGGCCCCCCACTGGCTCTACGGGCTGCACAGCGTCGCGGCCGCCCTGGGCAACCCAGAGCGCCGTTGCCTGAGGCTGCTGGCCACCCGGCAGGGCGCCGAGGCCCTGGCCGCCTCGGGGGGATCCCCGCTGCCGCCACAGATCGCCGGCCGCGAGGACCTTGAACGGGCGCTCCCCCCGGGGGCGGTCCATCAGGGGGTGGCCCTCCTGGTAGAGCCCCTGCCGGCCAGGGATCTCGCGGCGATTCTCCCGCCCGAGGGCCCGGCGGTGGTGGTCGCCCTCGACCAGGTCACGGATCCCCAGAATCTCGGCGGCATCCTGCGCTCCGCCGCCGGATTCGGCGCCCTGGCGGTGGTCACCCAGGAGCGCCACGCCCCCGGCGTCACCCCGGCCCTGGCCAAGGCCGCCTCCGGCGCCCTTGAGGCCGTGCCCCTGGTCCAGGTCAACAACCTGGTCCGCGCCCTCGAAGGCCTCAAGAAGGAGGGCTTCTGGGTCGTCGGGCTCGACGCCGAGGCCGGGGAGCCGCTCTCGGCGCTGGACGCCGGCCCGCGGGTCGTCCTGCTGCTCGGCGCGGAGGGCGCCGGCCTGCGCCGGCTGACCAGGGAAACCTGCGACTTCCTGGCTGCGATCCCGCTGCAGGGGCCCGTCGCCAGCCTCAACGTCAGCACCGCCGCCGCCATCGGCCTCTACGAACTGCTCGGGCGCTAG
- a CDS encoding cupin domain-containing protein, with translation MAPIADDFDLGQRLRALRELHGLSQRELAKRAGVSNAVISLIEQNRSNPSVGMLKKVLAGFPLSLADFFALDLAPREQVFYRPEELTEIAGGRVSYRQVGQDLSARGLQILHERYAPGADTGETMLRHEAEEGGVVISGRLEVTVGDQRRVLGPGEAFYFDSRLPHRFRNLGEEEAVVVTACTPPSF, from the coding sequence ATGGCGCCCATCGCAGACGACTTCGACCTGGGGCAGCGGCTGCGGGCGCTGCGCGAGCTGCACGGCCTGTCGCAGCGCGAGCTGGCCAAGCGGGCCGGGGTCTCCAACGCGGTGATCTCGCTGATCGAGCAGAACCGCAGCAACCCCTCGGTCGGCATGCTCAAGAAGGTCCTCGCCGGCTTTCCGCTGTCGCTGGCGGACTTCTTCGCCCTCGACCTGGCACCGCGGGAGCAGGTCTTCTACCGGCCCGAGGAGCTGACCGAGATCGCCGGCGGCAGGGTCTCCTACCGCCAGGTCGGCCAGGACCTCTCGGCGCGCGGCCTGCAGATTCTCCACGAGCGCTACGCGCCCGGGGCCGACACCGGCGAGACCATGCTGCGCCACGAGGCCGAGGAGGGTGGGGTGGTCATCAGCGGCCGGCTGGAGGTCACGGTGGGCGATCAGCGCCGGGTCCTCGGGCCGGGCGAGGCCTTCTACTTCGACAGCCGCCTGCCGCACCGCTTCCGCAACCTGGGGGAGGAGGAGGCCGTCGTCGTCACCGCCTGCACCCCGCCCAGCTTCTAG
- a CDS encoding aspartate aminotransferase family protein → MDPKAAAIDFDTSPNNLEAFWMPFTWNRRFKQHPLLLASAKDMHYTSVDGRPILDGTAGLWCCNAGHGRQRIVEAVQQAVARLDFAPTFQLGHPLVFELASRLTNLVPGNYDHVFFCNSGSEAVDSALKIALAYHRMRGDAARTRLIGRERGYHGVGFGGISVGGIVKNRMFFGPLINGVDHLPHTHDIEHNAFSRGQPEWGAHLADELERLVALHDASTIAAVIVEPVAGSTGVLVPPLGYLQRLREICDKYGILLVFDEVITGFGRLGKGFATEYFGVEPDLITCAKGLTSGTIPMGAVICRKGIYETFIEAADATGGTIELFHGYTYTGHPVAAAAGLATLEVYKEEGLFERAAELSGYWESAVHSFKGERHVIDVRNLGLIGAIELEPRPGKPTERAYEAFVKCFEKGVLIRVTGDIIALSPPLIIEKSQIDELFETLRGVLQNLD, encoded by the coding sequence ATGGACCCGAAGGCCGCTGCCATCGATTTCGATACCTCGCCGAACAACCTCGAAGCCTTCTGGATGCCCTTCACCTGGAACCGCAGGTTCAAGCAGCATCCGCTGCTGCTCGCCTCGGCCAAGGACATGCACTACACCAGCGTCGACGGCCGGCCGATCCTGGACGGCACCGCGGGCCTCTGGTGCTGCAACGCGGGCCACGGCCGCCAGAGGATCGTCGAGGCGGTGCAGCAGGCGGTGGCGCGCCTGGACTTCGCACCGACCTTCCAGCTCGGCCATCCCCTGGTCTTCGAGCTGGCCTCGCGCCTGACCAACCTGGTGCCCGGCAACTATGACCACGTCTTCTTCTGCAACTCCGGCTCCGAGGCGGTCGATTCCGCCCTCAAGATCGCCCTCGCCTACCACCGGATGCGTGGCGACGCCGCCCGGACCCGCCTGATCGGCCGCGAGCGCGGCTATCACGGGGTCGGCTTCGGCGGCATCTCGGTCGGCGGCATCGTCAAGAACCGCATGTTCTTCGGGCCCCTGATCAACGGCGTCGACCACCTGCCCCACACCCACGACATCGAGCACAACGCCTTCTCGCGCGGCCAGCCGGAATGGGGCGCCCACCTGGCCGACGAGCTGGAGCGCCTGGTCGCCCTGCACGACGCCTCGACCATCGCCGCGGTCATCGTCGAACCGGTCGCCGGCTCGACCGGCGTGCTGGTGCCGCCCCTCGGCTACCTGCAGCGCCTGCGCGAGATCTGCGACAAGTACGGCATCCTGCTGGTCTTCGACGAGGTGATCACCGGCTTCGGCCGCCTCGGCAAGGGCTTCGCCACCGAGTACTTCGGGGTCGAGCCGGACCTCATCACCTGCGCCAAAGGCCTGACCAGCGGCACCATCCCCATGGGCGCGGTGATCTGCCGCAAGGGCATCTACGAGACCTTCATCGAGGCGGCCGATGCGACCGGCGGCACCATCGAGCTCTTCCACGGCTACACCTACACCGGCCATCCGGTGGCCGCGGCCGCCGGCCTGGCGACCCTGGAAGTCTACAAGGAGGAAGGCCTCTTCGAGCGCGCGGCCGAGCTGTCGGGCTACTGGGAGAGCGCGGTCCACAGCTTCAAGGGCGAAAGGCACGTCATCGACGTCCGCAACCTCGGGCTGATCGGCGCGATCGAGCTGGAGCCACGGCCCGGCAAGCCGACCGAGCGGGCCTACGAGGCCTTCGTCAAGTGCTTCGAGAAGGGCGTCCTGATCCGGGTCACCGGCGACATCATCGCCCTGTCGCCGCCGCTGATCATCGAGAAGTCGCAAATCGACGAGCTCTTCGAAACCCTGCGCGGCGTCCTTCAAAATCTGGACTAA
- the ald gene encoding alanine dehydrogenase, translating to MLVGVPKEVKTHEYRVGLVPASVRELVHHGHQVLVETEAGAGIGFTDDDYRAAGAEIAGDAGEVFAKAEMVVKVKEPQPAEYARLRENQVLFTYLHLAPDEAQTKGLVESGCIAVAYETVTNNQGGLPLLSPMSEVAGRMSVQVGAHCLEKEQGGSGMLLGGVPGVAASRVVIIGGGVSGTNAARMAMGMEAHVTVIDKSLERLYALDLQFGPMLNTIYSTVDAIETHVIGADLVIGAVLVPGAAAPKLVTREMIRRMRPGSVLVDIAIDQGGCFETSRGTTHAEPTYVEEGCVHYCVTNMPGAVARTSTFALNNATLPFALALANKGARQALHDDHHLKQGLNVALGKVTYKAVAEAHGLAYSAPEEVLGI from the coding sequence ATGCTTGTTGGCGTTCCGAAGGAAGTGAAGACCCACGAATACCGTGTCGGCCTGGTGCCGGCCTCGGTCCGCGAGCTGGTCCACCACGGCCACCAAGTCCTGGTGGAGACCGAGGCCGGCGCCGGAATCGGGTTTACCGACGACGACTACCGCGCAGCCGGCGCGGAGATCGCCGGCGATGCCGGCGAGGTCTTCGCCAAGGCCGAGATGGTGGTCAAGGTCAAGGAGCCGCAGCCCGCGGAGTACGCCCGGCTGCGGGAGAACCAGGTCCTCTTCACCTACCTGCACCTCGCCCCCGACGAGGCCCAGACCAAGGGCCTGGTCGAGTCCGGCTGCATCGCCGTGGCCTACGAGACCGTGACCAACAACCAGGGCGGCCTGCCCCTGCTCTCGCCGATGAGCGAAGTCGCCGGGCGCATGTCGGTCCAGGTCGGGGCCCACTGCCTGGAGAAGGAGCAGGGCGGCTCCGGCATGCTGCTGGGCGGCGTGCCCGGCGTGGCGGCCTCCCGGGTCGTGATTATCGGCGGCGGCGTCTCGGGCACCAACGCGGCGCGCATGGCCATGGGCATGGAGGCCCACGTCACGGTGATCGACAAGTCCCTGGAGCGGCTCTATGCGCTGGACCTGCAGTTCGGCCCCATGCTGAACACCATCTACTCGACCGTCGACGCCATCGAGACCCACGTCATCGGCGCCGACCTGGTGATCGGTGCGGTCCTGGTGCCGGGCGCCGCCGCGCCCAAGCTGGTGACCCGCGAGATGATCCGCCGGATGCGGCCCGGCTCGGTCCTGGTCGACATCGCCATCGACCAGGGCGGCTGCTTCGAGACCTCGCGCGGCACCACCCATGCCGAGCCGACCTACGTGGAGGAGGGCTGCGTCCACTACTGCGTGACCAACATGCCCGGCGCCGTGGCCCGGACCTCGACCTTCGCGCTCAACAACGCCACCCTGCCCTTCGCCCTGGCCCTGGCCAACAAGGGCGCCCGCCAGGCCCTGCACGACGACCACCACCTCAAGCAGGGCCTCAACGTCGCCCTGGGCAAGGTCACCTACAAGGCGGTCGCGGAGGCCCACGGCCTCGCCTACAGCGCGCCGGAAGAGGTCCTGGGGATCTAG
- a CDS encoding FAD-binding oxidoreductase, whose amino-acid sequence MSGEDYVPSYYLASAKGITARPRLEGEIEADVCVVGGGFTGLSTALNLAEKGYEVAVLEAARVGWGASGRNGGQINTGFASGIEPIRDWVGAEDARKLWDLAEESKAIIRERVARHEIDCDLTWGLVLAAEKRRQLDELKRAGELCLRDYGYRQTAIVGKAELRGHVDSEIYLGGMIDAGAGHLHPLNYCLGLARAAEAAGARIYEDSRVLAFETGAAPSVTTERGRVRARFLVLCCNAYLGDLVPRIRRKIMPVGTYIGATEVLGENRARGLIPRNEAICDCKFVLNYFRLSADHRLLFGGRVSYTTLAPRNLSAAMRHSMLEVFPGLADVGFDFAWGGYVAITMERTPHLGRLGPTTYFAHGFSGQGVAITGIAGKVMAEAIAGQAERFDLFTRLPHTTFPGGRLLRTPTLALAMLWYRLRDLLP is encoded by the coding sequence ATGAGCGGCGAGGACTACGTTCCCTCCTACTACCTGGCGAGCGCGAAGGGAATTACGGCGCGGCCGCGCCTCGAAGGCGAGATCGAGGCCGACGTCTGCGTCGTCGGGGGCGGCTTCACCGGCCTCTCGACCGCGCTCAACCTGGCCGAAAAGGGCTACGAGGTTGCCGTGCTCGAGGCCGCGCGCGTCGGTTGGGGCGCCTCCGGGCGCAACGGCGGCCAGATCAACACCGGCTTTGCGAGCGGCATCGAGCCAATCAGGGATTGGGTCGGGGCGGAGGATGCCCGCAAGCTCTGGGACCTGGCCGAGGAGAGCAAGGCGATCATCCGCGAGCGGGTCGCGCGCCACGAGATCGACTGCGACCTGACCTGGGGCCTGGTCCTGGCCGCCGAAAAGCGGCGCCAGTTGGACGAGCTGAAGCGCGCGGGAGAGCTCTGCCTGCGCGACTACGGCTACCGGCAGACGGCGATCGTCGGGAAGGCGGAACTGCGCGGGCACGTCGACAGCGAGATCTACCTCGGCGGCATGATTGACGCCGGGGCCGGGCACCTGCACCCCTTGAACTACTGCCTGGGCCTGGCACGGGCCGCCGAGGCGGCCGGGGCGCGGATCTACGAGGATTCCCGGGTCCTCGCCTTCGAGACCGGTGCCGCGCCCTCGGTCACCACCGAGCGGGGCCGGGTGCGGGCCCGCTTCCTGGTGCTCTGCTGCAACGCCTACCTGGGCGACCTGGTGCCGCGGATCCGCCGCAAGATCATGCCGGTCGGCACCTACATCGGCGCGACCGAGGTGCTGGGCGAGAACCGGGCCCGCGGCCTGATCCCGCGCAACGAAGCGATCTGCGACTGCAAGTTCGTGCTCAACTACTTCCGGCTGTCAGCCGACCACCGCCTGCTGTTCGGCGGCCGGGTCAGCTATACGACCCTGGCGCCGCGCAACCTGTCCGCCGCGATGCGCCACAGCATGCTGGAGGTCTTCCCAGGGCTGGCGGACGTCGGCTTCGATTTCGCCTGGGGCGGCTACGTGGCGATCACCATGGAGCGGACGCCCCATCTCGGCCGGCTGGGGCCGACGACCTACTTCGCCCACGGTTTCTCCGGCCAGGGGGTGGCGATCACCGGGATCGCCGGCAAGGTCATGGCCGAGGCCATCGCCGGGCAGGCCGAGCGATTCGACCTCTTCACCAGGTTGCCGCACACAACCTTTCCCGGCGGCCGGCTGCTGCGCACCCCGACCCTGGCGCTGGCGATGCTGTGGTACCGCCTGCGCGACCTTCTGCCCTAG
- a CDS encoding glutamine synthetase family protein codes for MSAIEDFLKEHKIEEVECLVPDMAGIARGKILPADRFIKGIRSNVLRIPEQIFVQTVTGHYPSEDDVTDPAARDVFLTPDPGTIRVVPWYEEPTAQIICDAYYFDGAPVEFASRNVLRRVLDLYAEKGWRPIVAPELEFFLVDVNTDPDNPLEPPVGRSGRRETSRQSYGVDAVNEFDPIFEDVYDFCEAQGIDIDTLTHEAGSAQMEMNFNHGDAMELADQTFLFKRTVREAGLRHKVYATFMAKPMQDEPGSSMHIHQSLLNAKTERNLFSQNSGKNTSLFNHYIGGLQKHVPAMMPLFGPNVNSYRRLVPYSDAPINTHWGYDNRTVGLRVPHSDPRARRVENRIAGADANPYLAIAATLACGYIGMTEKIKPRPPIDGSAYRLAHTLPRTLYDALQRFTGSRTIRPVLGESFIDAVALVRSTELEAYQQVISSWEREHLLLNV; via the coding sequence ATGAGCGCCATCGAAGACTTTCTCAAAGAGCACAAGATCGAAGAGGTCGAGTGCCTGGTGCCCGACATGGCGGGCATTGCCCGCGGCAAGATCCTGCCCGCCGACCGCTTCATCAAGGGCATTCGCAGCAACGTGCTGCGCATCCCGGAGCAGATCTTCGTGCAGACCGTCACCGGGCACTATCCTTCGGAAGACGACGTCACCGACCCGGCCGCGCGGGACGTCTTCCTGACCCCCGATCCCGGCACCATCCGGGTCGTGCCCTGGTACGAGGAGCCCACGGCCCAGATCATCTGCGACGCCTACTACTTCGACGGGGCGCCGGTCGAGTTCGCCTCGCGCAACGTTCTGCGCCGAGTCCTGGACCTCTACGCCGAGAAGGGCTGGCGGCCAATCGTCGCCCCGGAGCTGGAGTTTTTCCTGGTCGACGTCAACACCGACCCGGACAACCCGCTTGAGCCGCCGGTCGGGCGCAGCGGCCGGCGCGAGACCTCGCGCCAGTCCTACGGAGTCGACGCGGTCAACGAGTTCGATCCCATCTTCGAGGACGTCTACGACTTCTGCGAGGCCCAGGGCATCGACATCGACACCCTGACCCACGAGGCCGGCTCCGCCCAGATGGAGATGAACTTCAATCACGGCGACGCCATGGAGCTGGCCGACCAGACCTTCCTCTTCAAGCGGACGGTCCGCGAGGCCGGCCTGCGCCACAAGGTCTACGCCACCTTCATGGCCAAGCCGATGCAGGACGAGCCGGGCAGCTCGATGCACATCCACCAGAGCCTGCTCAACGCCAAGACCGAGCGCAACCTCTTTTCCCAGAACAGCGGCAAGAACACGAGCCTGTTCAACCACTACATCGGCGGCCTTCAGAAGCACGTGCCGGCGATGATGCCGCTGTTCGGACCCAACGTGAATTCCTACCGGCGCCTCGTGCCCTACTCCGACGCCCCGATCAACACGCACTGGGGCTACGACAACCGTACGGTCGGGCTGAGGGTGCCCCATTCCGATCCCCGCGCCCGCCGGGTCGAGAACCGGATCGCCGGCGCCGACGCCAATCCCTACCTGGCGATCGCAGCGACCCTGGCCTGCGGCTACATCGGCATGACCGAGAAGATCAAGCCGCGGCCGCCGATCGACGGCAGCGCCTACCGCCTCGCCCACACCCTGCCGCGCACCCTCTACGACGCGCTGCAGCGCTTCACCGGCAGCCGGACGATCCGGCCGGTCCTGGGCGAGAGCTTCATCGACGCCGTGGCCCTGGTCCGCTCCACCGAGCTCGAGGCCTACCAGCAGGTGATCTCGTCTTGGGAACGCGAGCACCTTTTGTTAAACGTATAG
- a CDS encoding aspartate aminotransferase family protein codes for MTAQPARNSTTWWRESDSRHHLHPFTDTKALTEKGGSRVITSAEGVYLSDSEGNRILDAMAGLWCVNVGYGRKELAEVAYKQMLELPYYNTFFQSATPPSIELAEKLAEITPAGLDRAFFASSGSEANDTIVRMVRHFWNLEGRPEKKTFISRTFGYHGSTMAAASLGGMAAMHGQADLPLPGFVHVTPPYWYDYGGDLSPEDFGRQAAKAVEDKILELGPESVAAFIGEPIQGAGGVIIPPETYWPEIQRICRQQDVLVIADEVISGFGRTGAWFASEVFDIKPDLMTLAKGISSGYLPLSAVMVGERVAETLVQEGGEFFHGFTYSGHPVACAVALENLRIIEDEGLIAKVRDETGPYLAARLQTLADHPIVGEVRSLGLLGAVELVKDKATRTHFDDLGHAGTLCRDHCVANGLVMRAVRDAMICSPPLTFEKIHVDEMVRLLRQALDLTAKDLGAA; via the coding sequence ATGACAGCCCAGCCCGCACGCAACTCCACAACCTGGTGGCGCGAATCCGACAGCCGCCACCACCTGCACCCCTTCACCGACACCAAGGCCCTGACAGAGAAGGGCGGCAGCCGGGTCATCACCTCGGCCGAGGGGGTCTACCTCTCCGATTCCGAGGGCAACCGGATCCTGGACGCCATGGCCGGGCTGTGGTGCGTCAACGTCGGCTACGGCCGCAAGGAGCTGGCCGAGGTCGCCTACAAGCAGATGCTGGAGCTGCCCTACTACAACACCTTCTTCCAGTCGGCGACGCCGCCCTCGATCGAGCTGGCCGAGAAGCTGGCCGAGATCACCCCGGCGGGCCTGGACCGCGCGTTCTTCGCCTCCTCCGGCTCCGAGGCCAACGACACCATCGTGCGCATGGTCCGGCACTTCTGGAACCTGGAGGGCCGGCCCGAGAAGAAGACCTTCATCTCGCGGACCTTCGGCTACCACGGCAGCACCATGGCGGCGGCCAGCCTGGGCGGCATGGCGGCGATGCACGGCCAGGCCGACCTGCCCCTGCCCGGCTTCGTCCACGTCACGCCGCCCTACTGGTACGACTACGGTGGCGATCTCTCGCCCGAGGACTTCGGCCGCCAGGCGGCCAAGGCGGTCGAGGACAAGATCCTGGAGCTGGGGCCGGAGAGCGTCGCGGCCTTCATCGGCGAGCCGATCCAGGGCGCCGGCGGGGTGATCATCCCGCCCGAGACCTACTGGCCGGAAATCCAGCGGATCTGCAGGCAGCAGGACGTGCTGGTGATCGCCGACGAGGTGATCTCGGGCTTCGGGCGCACCGGCGCCTGGTTCGCCAGCGAGGTCTTCGACATCAAGCCAGACCTTATGACCCTGGCCAAGGGCATCTCCTCGGGCTACCTGCCGCTCTCCGCGGTCATGGTCGGCGAACGGGTCGCCGAGACCCTGGTTCAGGAGGGTGGTGAGTTCTTCCACGGCTTCACCTACTCCGGCCACCCCGTGGCCTGCGCGGTCGCCCTGGAAAACCTCCGCATCATCGAGGACGAGGGCCTGATCGCGAAGGTGCGCGACGAGACCGGCCCCTACCTGGCCGCGCGGCTTCAGACCCTGGCCGACCACCCGATCGTCGGCGAGGTCCGCAGCCTCGGCCTGCTCGGCGCGGTCGAGCTGGTCAAGGACAAGGCGACCCGCACCCACTTCGACGACCTGGGCCATGCCGGCACGCTCTGCCGCGACCACTGTGTCGCGAACGGCCTGGTCATGCGCGCCGTGCGCGACGCCATGATCTGTTCGCCGCCGCTGACCTTCGAGAAAATCCACGTCGACGAGATGGTCCGCCTCCTCCGCCAGGCCCTCGACCTGACGGCGAAGGATCTGGGTGCGGCTTGA
- the aguB gene encoding N-carbamoylputrescine amidase has product MPQVTVAATQMACSWDREANVRNAEALVREAAGRGAQIVLIQELIETPYFCAEQKQAHFALARPAEGHPLLKAMGDLAAELEVVLPVSFFERANNAHYNSLVVIDADGGNRGLYRKSHIPDGPGYQEKFYFNPGDTGFKALRTRYATIGAAVCWDQWFPEAARAMVLKGAEILFYPTAIGSEPQDPTLVSKDHWQRSMQGHAAANMVPLVASNRIGTEQSEAGGLTFYGASFIADETGGKVAEASADRQEVITASFDLEAIRAARASWGLFRDRRPDLYGPLLTLDGGTLGKP; this is encoded by the coding sequence ATGCCCCAAGTCACCGTCGCCGCGACGCAGATGGCCTGTTCCTGGGACCGCGAGGCCAACGTCCGGAACGCCGAGGCCCTGGTCCGCGAGGCGGCGGGTCGGGGCGCGCAGATCGTCCTGATCCAGGAGCTCATCGAAACGCCCTACTTCTGCGCCGAGCAGAAGCAGGCGCACTTCGCGCTCGCCCGACCGGCCGAGGGCCATCCGCTGCTCAAGGCCATGGGCGACCTGGCGGCGGAGCTCGAGGTCGTCCTGCCGGTTTCCTTCTTCGAGCGGGCCAACAACGCCCACTACAATTCCCTGGTGGTCATCGACGCCGACGGCGGCAACCGCGGCCTCTATCGCAAGAGCCATATCCCGGACGGCCCGGGCTATCAGGAGAAGTTCTACTTCAACCCGGGCGACACCGGCTTCAAGGCCTTGCGGACCCGCTACGCCACCATCGGCGCGGCGGTCTGCTGGGACCAGTGGTTCCCCGAAGCCGCCCGGGCCATGGTCCTCAAGGGTGCGGAGATCCTCTTCTACCCCACCGCCATCGGCAGCGAGCCCCAGGACCCGACCCTGGTCAGCAAGGACCACTGGCAGCGCAGTATGCAGGGCCATGCGGCCGCAAACATGGTGCCGCTGGTCGCCTCCAACCGAATCGGAACGGAACAAAGCGAGGCCGGCGGCCTGACCTTCTACGGCGCCTCCTTCATCGCCGACGAGACGGGCGGAAAGGTGGCCGAGGCCAGCGCCGATCGGCAGGAGGTCATCACCGCCAGCTTCGACCTGGAGGCGATCCGCGCCGCCCGTGCCTCTTGGGGCCTGTTCCGCGACCGCCGCCCGGACCTCTACGGCCCGCTGCTGACCCTGGACGGCGGGACGCTCGGCAAGCCTTAG
- a CDS encoding mechanosensitive ion channel family protein gives MSAFFDDRISDVLLNWLISGSIAAVALILAFIAHWLLFSGLAQVTRRTAAPVDEAVVRHSRRPARLLFLLLGLFLVLPGLPIPDDARASAQRVLTLALTAGVGWLAFSLTRIINVVVAARYDVSVADNLAAREAHTRVRVLQRILAAFILVVTVCLILMAIPSIRQIGVTLFASAGIAGIVAGFAARPVLSNLIAGIQLALTQPIRIDDVVIVENEWGWVEEIHMTYVVVRIWDLRRLVVPLSYFIEKPFQNWTRKSADILGTVFLHVDYTVPVQEVRGALHRILEGSPLWDHKVWNLQVTGATDKTLELRALMSARNSGDAWNLRCEVREGLIDFLQKSYPDALPRLRAELPEQGEGRGIEGGAAPTPGPSAASRPAEGAQDPSVLDPEHKDNTKGRKY, from the coding sequence TTGAGCGCGTTTTTCGACGATCGTATTTCGGATGTGTTGCTGAACTGGCTGATCAGCGGCTCGATCGCGGCCGTAGCGCTGATCCTGGCCTTCATTGCGCATTGGCTGTTGTTCTCCGGACTGGCACAGGTCACCCGCCGGACCGCCGCGCCCGTCGACGAGGCCGTCGTGCGCCACTCCCGGCGACCGGCGCGCTTGCTCTTTCTCCTCCTCGGGTTGTTCCTCGTGCTGCCCGGATTGCCGATTCCGGACGACGCGAGAGCGAGCGCACAACGGGTCTTGACGCTGGCACTCACCGCCGGCGTCGGTTGGCTCGCCTTCAGTCTCACGCGGATCATCAACGTCGTCGTTGCCGCCCGCTACGACGTCAGCGTGGCGGACAACCTCGCGGCCCGAGAGGCACACACGCGTGTTCGCGTCCTTCAGCGTATCCTGGCCGCTTTCATACTGGTCGTCACCGTCTGTCTGATCCTGATGGCGATCCCGAGCATTCGTCAGATCGGCGTGACACTCTTCGCGTCGGCGGGGATCGCCGGCATCGTCGCCGGCTTCGCAGCGCGTCCGGTGCTCTCAAACCTGATCGCCGGCATCCAGCTCGCCCTCACGCAGCCGATCCGCATCGACGATGTCGTCATCGTCGAGAACGAGTGGGGCTGGGTCGAGGAGATCCACATGACCTACGTGGTGGTGCGGATCTGGGACCTCAGGCGGCTGGTCGTGCCACTGTCCTACTTCATCGAAAAACCGTTTCAGAACTGGACCCGCAAGTCGGCCGATATCTTGGGGACCGTGTTTCTCCACGTCGACTACACGGTGCCGGTTCAGGAGGTTCGCGGCGCGCTGCATCGTATCCTCGAAGGCTCGCCGCTCTGGGATCACAAGGTCTGGAATCTCCAAGTCACCGGCGCGACCGACAAGACCCTGGAGCTGCGCGCCTTGATGAGCGCCCGGAACTCAGGGGACGCCTGGAATCTCCGCTGCGAGGTTCGCGAGGGGCTGATCGATTTCTTGCAGAAGAGCTATCCGGACGCTCTGCCGCGTTTGCGCGCCGAGCTCCCCGAACAGGGAGAGGGCCGCGGCATTGAGGGCGGCGCGGCGCCAACGCCCGGGCCGTCCGCCGCGAGCAGGCCCGCGGAGGGCGCCCAGGACCCCTCCGTCTTGGATCCCGAACACAAGGATAATACCAAGGGAAGGAAGTATTGA